One window of the Zea mays cultivar B73 chromosome 3, Zm-B73-REFERENCE-NAM-5.0, whole genome shotgun sequence genome contains the following:
- the LOC103652229 gene encoding probable dual-specificity RNA methyltransferase RlmN: MDILSSIQDFTIVQVGCPLRCSFCATGKGGFARNLQPHEIVEQVLAIEETFKYRVTNVVFIGMGEPMMNLKSVLEAHQCFNKELKIGQRMMTISTVSVPNTIKMLASHKLQSTLAVSLHAPNQKLRETIVPSTKTYPLGALMDDCKSYFLETGRRVSFEYTLLAGINDEKEHAEELAELLRMCGGGYHVNLIPYNPIEGSEYKRPYRKVVQAFVDALEARKITVSVRRTRGLDANVACGQLRNAFQKNPLLEIEPSPSIERTLVTA, encoded by the exons ATGGACATTTTATCTTCTATCCAAG ATTTCACCATCGTGCAG GTCGGTTGCCCCCTTCGTTGCTCATTTTGTGCCACGGGGAAGGGAGGGTTTGCAAGGAACCTTCAACCACATGAGATTGTTGAACAG GTGTTGGCCATCGAGGAGACGTTCAAATACAGGGTGACAAATGTTGTGTTCATTGGGATGGGTGAGCCCATGATGAACCTCAAGTCAGTTCTAGAAGCACACCAATGCTTCAATAAG GAACTAAAAATTGGACAAAGGATGATGACAATATCTACAGTTAGTGTTCCAAATACAATAAAAATGCTAGCATCTCACAAGCTTCAGTCAACGCTGGCAGTCAG TCTGCATGCCCCAAATCAGAAGCTGCGGGAGACGATTGTTCCTAGCACCAAGACTTACCCCTTGGGAGCACTAATGGATGACTGTAAGAGTTACTTCCTTGAAACTGGGCGCAGGGTATCCTTCGAGTACACTCTGCTAG CTGGGATTAACGATGAAAAAGAGCATGCCGAAGAGCTAGCAGAACTACTTCGTATGTGTGGAGGTGGTTACCATGTGAACCTGATTCCCTATAACCCAATTGAAGGCTCCGAGTACAAGAGACCTTACAGAAAAGTG GTCCAAGCCTTTGTTGATGCTTTAGAAGCACGCAAGATAACCGTCAGCGTTCGACGGACCCGTGGGCTTGATGCTAACGTAGCCTGTGGGCAGCTGAGGAATGCGTTTCAGAAGAATCCACTACTTGAGATTGAACCGTCACCCTCCATAGAGCGGACCCTCGTAACTGCTTAA